The Bacteroidota bacterium genome has a segment encoding these proteins:
- a CDS encoding chemotaxis protein CheB: MFYIKDKNKYQALVIGGSAGSFPVINRILESLTPGYRLPLIMCLHRLKDKREGFQEALRIKSKLPVSEPDDKSPIEHGNAYVAPANYHLLVEKPGLFALATTELVQYSRPSIDVLFESAADVYQDRLIALLVSGANRDGAYGMYKVKKAGGLCVVQDPEECGMATMPEAAIKATRIDHVLPVEKIIELLQSV; this comes from the coding sequence ATGTTCTACATCAAGGACAAGAATAAATATCAGGCCCTGGTAATCGGCGGTTCTGCGGGCAGCTTCCCGGTTATTAACCGCATCCTCGAGAGCCTTACGCCCGGCTACCGCCTGCCCCTCATCATGTGCCTACACAGGCTGAAAGATAAACGGGAGGGCTTTCAGGAGGCACTGCGCATAAAAAGCAAACTGCCCGTGAGCGAGCCCGATGACAAAAGCCCAATCGAACACGGGAACGCCTATGTAGCACCGGCCAACTACCACCTGCTTGTTGAAAAACCCGGCCTCTTTGCCCTGGCTACTACAGAGCTGGTGCAGTATAGCAGGCCTAGTATAGACGTACTGTTTGAGAGCGCTGCCGACGTGTATCAGGATCGGCTGATCGCCCTACTGGTAAGTGGTGCCAACCGGGATGGTGCCTACGGCATGTACAAGGTAAAAAAAGCCGGCGGGCTATGCGTGGTGCAAGACCCCGAGGAGTGTGGAATGGCCACCATGCCCGAGGCGGCAATAAAGGCCACCCGAATAGACCACGTACTACCTGTTGAAAAAATCATTGAGCTCCTGCAGTCCGTTTAG
- a CDS encoding protein-glutamate O-methyltransferase CheR → MYSPPSDSEIDIELSELERLTEAILTKYGYDFSDYAMSSFKRRIIMVLKKHAIRTVEQLIKKLLHDASFFDQFILDVTVNTTEMYRDPSFWRVLRHQILPILNTRPEFNIWHAACSTGEEVVSMASVLREEGMLQRAKIYATDINHVVLKKAQELRYPVRNQEISLQNYAQTDPKARLEDYYELKDGEMVFDKSLIENIKFKHHDLAIDHHFFKFDLILCRNVMIYFNQKLQNRVFELLHNSLFLGGFVALGAKESLIWCKIADKFEAVNDAEKIYKKIKL, encoded by the coding sequence ATGTATAGTCCCCCCAGCGATTCAGAAATCGACATAGAGCTTTCGGAACTCGAGCGGCTGACAGAGGCCATTCTCACCAAATACGGGTACGACTTCAGCGACTATGCCATGTCTTCCTTCAAGCGGCGCATCATCATGGTGCTCAAAAAGCATGCCATACGCACGGTAGAGCAGCTCATCAAAAAGCTGCTGCACGATGCCTCGTTTTTCGATCAGTTTATCCTGGATGTAACCGTAAACACAACCGAGATGTACCGCGACCCCTCCTTCTGGCGGGTACTGCGGCACCAGATACTGCCTATCCTGAATACCCGCCCGGAGTTCAACATCTGGCACGCAGCATGTAGCACGGGCGAGGAAGTGGTGAGCATGGCCAGCGTGCTGCGCGAAGAAGGCATGCTACAGCGAGCCAAGATATATGCCACCGACATTAACCATGTCGTATTAAAAAAGGCACAGGAGCTGCGCTACCCCGTACGCAACCAGGAGATCAGCCTGCAAAACTATGCCCAGACCGACCCAAAAGCCCGGCTGGAAGACTACTATGAGCTGAAGGATGGCGAAATGGTATTCGACAAGAGCCTGATCGAAAACATCAAGTTCAAGCACCACGACCTGGCCATAGACCACCACTTCTTCAAGTTTGACCTCATCCTGTGTCGAAACGTCATGATCTACTTCAACCAAAAGCTGCAGAACCGCGTGTTTGAGCTGCTGCACAACAGCCTGTTCCTCGGTGGTTTTGTGGCACTGGGTGCCAAGGAGTCGCTCATCTGGTGCAAGATTGCGGACAAGTTTGAGGCCGTAAACGATGCAGAAAAAATCTACAAAAAGATTAAACTGTAG
- a CDS encoding DUF1987 domain-containing protein yields MEPLKIEPTHKTPKVYFDPSENVFELSGRSIPEDSVGFYKHVLDWIDEYGKAPNAETVVTFELEYFNTSSSKNILELLKKLEAIHEAGNNLKIVWYYDEDDEDMEETGEDYKALLSVPLELKMKVY; encoded by the coding sequence ATGGAACCGCTAAAAATTGAACCCACTCACAAAACGCCCAAGGTTTATTTTGACCCCAGCGAAAATGTATTCGAGCTTAGTGGCCGCTCCATCCCCGAAGATTCGGTGGGCTTCTACAAACATGTGCTAGACTGGATAGATGAGTATGGCAAAGCACCCAATGCCGAAACGGTTGTAACCTTTGAGCTAGAATACTTTAACACCAGTAGCTCAAAGAACATACTGGAGCTACTAAAAAAACTGGAGGCCATACATGAGGCAGGTAACAACCTGAAGATTGTATGGTACTACGACGAAGATGACGAAGACATGGAGGAGACCGGAGAGGACTACAAAGCCCTGCTATCCGTACCACTGGAATTAAAAATGAAAGTTTACTAA
- a CDS encoding SiaB family protein kinase produces MTYSYYKNMQQNNIIFVYQGEVTADLVSSILHMMENKLDGDGEDKKIKKKVFNVMVECLQNVYHHLDTIDVSVSEGDINDRTALLMIGKEETDYYVITGNHIYNDRIANLKDRLEKVNKCDKNELKALYQAILNDGELSEKGTAGLGMIDIARKSGQKLGFDFHPVNDKYSFFSLEAKIARN; encoded by the coding sequence ATGACTTACAGCTACTATAAAAACATGCAGCAGAACAACATCATCTTTGTATACCAAGGTGAAGTTACTGCTGATCTTGTATCGTCTATCCTCCATATGATGGAGAACAAGCTGGATGGTGATGGGGAAGACAAGAAAATCAAGAAAAAGGTCTTCAACGTGATGGTAGAATGCTTGCAAAACGTATACCACCACCTGGATACCATTGATGTTTCGGTGTCGGAGGGCGATATCAACGATCGTACCGCACTGCTTATGATCGGCAAAGAGGAAACAGACTACTATGTCATCACCGGAAATCATATCTACAACGATCGAATAGCAAACCTGAAAGATCGACTGGAGAAGGTGAACAAATGCGACAAAAATGAGCTGAAAGCACTTTATCAGGCTATCCTGAACGATGGCGAGCTGTCTGAAAAAGGAACCGCGGGGCTTGGTATGATTGATATTGCCCGAAAAAGCGGCCAAAAGCTCGGCTTCGACTTCCACCCGGTAAACGATAAGTACTCTTTCTTTAGCCTGGAAGCCAAAATTGCACGCAACTAA
- a CDS encoding DUF4476 domain-containing protein, translated as MNRPGFFSAWIGLLSLAAFPLWAQPGGQSPASHAVEVPDPPQKNEVPGYYGPIGCQGLMDPAALAMARQRIRAAGYPQQQKEAGRDILRQHCLSTSQRVDLLSAFDFETDRLEMAKEGYASLYDLHYAYRLILLFGHESNALELLAWLSTRNDAGKWVWARPLPGAPAPAQASCQSPLLTEELDDVLKYAQAVSFQETRQALVRYLAHTRCLRSAQVVRILQLFAFEDQRLEAAQYLYPYTYDPQNYATVGQALGLQESKDRLERFLAQPDSGTK; from the coding sequence ATGAATAGGCCCGGCTTTTTTTCTGCATGGATAGGCCTGCTGAGTCTGGCAGCATTCCCGCTGTGGGCGCAGCCCGGGGGCCAAAGTCCGGCATCCCACGCCGTGGAGGTGCCGGACCCGCCGCAGAAGAATGAGGTGCCCGGATACTACGGCCCCATTGGCTGCCAGGGCCTGATGGATCCGGCAGCACTGGCCATGGCCAGGCAGCGTATCCGCGCTGCGGGCTACCCCCAGCAGCAGAAGGAGGCGGGGCGGGACATACTGCGGCAGCACTGCCTGAGTACCAGCCAGCGGGTAGATCTACTCAGTGCCTTCGATTTCGAAACAGACCGGTTGGAGATGGCTAAGGAAGGCTACGCCAGCCTGTACGACCTGCACTATGCCTATCGGCTCATCCTGCTCTTTGGCCATGAGAGCAACGCGCTGGAACTGCTAGCCTGGCTAAGCACCCGGAACGACGCGGGAAAGTGGGTGTGGGCACGCCCCCTGCCCGGCGCACCCGCACCCGCGCAGGCCAGCTGCCAAAGCCCCCTGCTGACCGAAGAACTGGACGATGTGCTGAAGTATGCACAGGCCGTCAGCTTTCAGGAGACCCGACAGGCCCTGGTGCGCTACCTGGCCCACACCCGCTGCCTGCGCAGTGCCCAGGTGGTACGCATCCTGCAGCTCTTCGCCTTCGAAGACCAGCGCCTGGAGGCGGCCCAGTACCTGTATCCCTATACCTACGACCCCCAGAACTATGCCACTGTAGGCCAGGCCCTAGGGCTGCAGGAAAGCAAGGATCGGCTCGAGCGCTTCCTCGCGCAGCCGGATAGCGGCACAAAGTGA
- a CDS encoding DUF58 domain-containing protein, giving the protein MVQDLKYLDPLVISRLKNMEVKARMIVEGFITGLHKSPYHGFSVEFAEHRPYNTGEGLRSVDWKVYARTDKLFTKKYEEETNLLCTLVLDTSDSMRYPVQAPDRLSKLEYGAYLCAALSYLMIQQKDAAGLALFDQRLHFYAPPRAKRSYLVPMLSRLQEVAAQVADFTHTTSTPEVLHQLATRIRRRGLVVLITDLLGAPQDVDQLFPALQHLRHGKHEVLIFHLLDAETESRFQFPNTPLLLKDLESGETLRVLPHEIRDQYQELMLAYQQRVKKKCRELEIDLIEVDIRQPYDKALTDYLIKRRKLTRK; this is encoded by the coding sequence ATGGTGCAAGACCTGAAGTATCTGGACCCCCTGGTGATCAGTCGCCTGAAGAACATGGAGGTAAAGGCCCGCATGATTGTGGAGGGCTTTATTACCGGCCTGCACAAGAGTCCGTACCACGGTTTTTCCGTAGAGTTTGCCGAGCACCGCCCCTACAATACGGGCGAGGGACTGCGTAGTGTGGACTGGAAGGTGTATGCCCGTACAGACAAGCTGTTCACCAAAAAGTACGAGGAGGAGACCAACCTGCTGTGCACCCTGGTACTGGATACCAGCGACAGCATGCGCTACCCCGTGCAGGCCCCCGACAGGCTGAGCAAGCTGGAGTATGGTGCCTACCTGTGTGCAGCACTCAGCTACCTGATGATCCAGCAGAAGGATGCTGCCGGGCTGGCTCTCTTCGACCAGCGGCTGCATTTTTATGCCCCACCCAGGGCTAAGCGTAGCTACCTGGTGCCCATGCTATCCAGGCTGCAGGAAGTGGCTGCTCAGGTTGCTGATTTTACCCATACCACCAGCACGCCCGAGGTACTACATCAGCTGGCTACACGCATCCGCCGCCGTGGCCTGGTGGTGCTGATAACAGACCTGCTGGGGGCACCGCAGGACGTGGACCAGCTCTTCCCTGCCCTGCAGCACCTGCGCCACGGCAAGCACGAGGTGTTGATCTTCCACCTGCTGGATGCCGAAACCGAGTCGCGCTTTCAGTTTCCCAATACCCCCCTGCTGCTGAAGGACCTGGAAAGCGGCGAAACCCTGCGGGTATTGCCCCACGAAATACGAGACCAGTATCAGGAGCTGATGCTGGCCTACCAGCAGCGCGTAAAGAAAAAATGCAGGGAGCTGGAAATTGACCTGATCGAAGTAGATATTCGCCAGCCGTATGACAAAGCACTGACCGACTATCTCATCAAAAGAAGAAAACTAACCAGGAAATAA
- a CDS encoding PAS domain-containing protein gives MPEGPHPPEQGALQALQVQMAAVNQAASLIETDAEGQILYVNDYFCRLTGYDRDELMGKTYGLPGAVSLRAEEVARQWDSLRRGQVWRGQYQNRTRDNSHYWVEATTLPVLDEAQKLVKLITIEFDISLQKNQEEQIRTQLELSMAQEEELRQNAEELEAQQEEMRRTQIELTGQINALNNSAIVSTSDLQGRIISVNSQFLHISHYTREELIGQNHRMLKSGHQADDVFEELWSTILHGEVWRGEIKNKAKNNTYYWITATITPVLDSRGKPVKYISVTFDITAQKLQEEQIRAALEISQAQEVELRQNAEELQEAQDEMRKTQIELRGQIRAVNNASIVAETDLKGNIIQVNEAFCRITGYSMDELTGKNHRLLRSNERHDPAFYATLWSTISSGEVWSGIFKNKAKDQSCYWVKTTITPVLGFDGKPVKYISVSFDITTQIEQQQLSHMQSIELAGQINAVNNAALVTVTDPEGIITFANEEALRTWGYEREELIGQPHGIVKSTDGEHDEAFYHQMWETLRTGEVWRGEIKNQSRTGEQYWERLAITPVKDEDGRVLKYIGVGFDITRNKRQASRIKMLFHESQEQEKKLRATQRELAAQISAINNAAIVSETDATGTITFVNDEALYIWGYSRTELIGQPHSIIKHPDGHPDKFYKRMWEKISQGHIWQGQVLNRTKQGDGFWVQLTITPVPGEDGIPAKYIGVAFDITGQKAQSIRIKAALEAAGTQEESFRRQISQLQTQLADRGLALQPTSTASTPAGATGSLQQLPHAAAQLDAALNIQAANLSLLKLTGLQALAGKPLASLPGSASLLSPEDVLYDLARHGHSTHILHLHTPAEESQPMLATFVPAVDAAQRLLHIVLMLVPVNTPTAAQLLRAQYPAPDNTREQQKEAPPTSQETRRDPAVEEEANPFAAVVGPDIALDEAENDRAAMPEALTPTSLPYGLEAQRPGEFRTDRTGIILDANGVFCSRYGYRLSEVIGQNIRILKSKRVSPGYFSQLWASISQGHSWRGEILNQDKTGAEHWAYLCIQPLLDVAQKPKAYVAQLYDIQNHQGNIANQDQVLGVSQVKQQEP, from the coding sequence ATGCCGGAGGGCCCCCACCCCCCGGAGCAGGGCGCACTGCAAGCCCTGCAGGTGCAGATGGCGGCAGTGAACCAGGCCGCCAGTTTGATCGAGACCGATGCCGAAGGCCAGATTCTGTATGTAAATGACTATTTCTGCCGCCTGACTGGCTATGACCGGGACGAACTGATGGGTAAAACGTACGGCCTGCCGGGGGCAGTATCGCTACGGGCGGAAGAAGTGGCCAGGCAGTGGGATAGCCTGCGCAGGGGCCAGGTGTGGCGGGGGCAGTACCAGAACCGAACCCGCGACAATAGCCACTACTGGGTAGAAGCTACCACCCTGCCCGTGCTGGATGAAGCCCAAAAGCTGGTGAAGCTCATAACCATTGAGTTTGACATTAGCCTACAGAAAAACCAGGAAGAACAGATACGCACCCAGCTGGAGCTGAGTATGGCGCAAGAGGAAGAACTGCGCCAAAATGCCGAAGAGCTGGAGGCCCAGCAGGAAGAAATGCGCCGTACGCAGATAGAGCTAACCGGCCAGATCAATGCCCTGAACAACTCGGCCATCGTATCCACCTCCGACCTGCAGGGCCGAATCATTAGCGTGAATAGCCAGTTTCTACACATATCCCACTACACCCGAGAGGAGCTGATTGGCCAAAACCACCGTATGCTGAAAAGCGGGCACCAGGCCGACGATGTGTTTGAGGAACTATGGAGCACCATCCTACACGGAGAGGTATGGAGGGGAGAAATCAAGAATAAGGCAAAAAATAATACCTATTACTGGATAACAGCCACCATCACCCCCGTGCTGGACAGCCGGGGCAAGCCGGTCAAGTACATATCCGTAACCTTTGACATAACGGCACAAAAGCTACAAGAGGAACAGATACGCGCCGCCCTGGAGATCAGCCAGGCCCAGGAGGTAGAGCTTAGGCAGAATGCCGAGGAGCTGCAAGAGGCGCAAGACGAGATGCGCAAAACGCAGATCGAGCTACGTGGGCAGATTCGCGCCGTAAACAACGCGAGCATTGTGGCCGAAACGGACCTGAAGGGCAACATCATCCAAGTGAACGAGGCCTTCTGCCGCATAACCGGCTACAGCATGGACGAACTGACAGGCAAAAACCACCGCCTGCTGCGTAGCAATGAGCGGCATGACCCCGCCTTTTACGCCACGCTATGGAGCACCATATCCAGTGGCGAGGTATGGAGTGGCATATTTAAAAACAAGGCCAAGGATCAATCCTGCTACTGGGTAAAAACAACCATCACCCCCGTGCTCGGCTTTGATGGCAAGCCGGTAAAGTATATATCTGTAAGCTTTGATATCACAACCCAGATAGAGCAGCAGCAGCTCAGCCACATGCAGTCTATCGAGCTGGCAGGCCAGATCAATGCGGTAAACAATGCGGCCCTGGTAACCGTAACCGACCCCGAGGGCATCATTACCTTTGCCAACGAAGAAGCCCTTCGCACCTGGGGCTATGAGCGCGAAGAGCTAATAGGCCAGCCGCACGGCATCGTAAAAAGTACGGATGGCGAGCACGACGAGGCCTTTTACCACCAAATGTGGGAGACCCTGAGAACGGGAGAGGTGTGGCGCGGAGAGATAAAAAACCAGAGCCGAACCGGCGAGCAATACTGGGAACGGCTCGCCATTACCCCCGTAAAGGATGAAGATGGCCGGGTACTGAAATACATTGGCGTAGGGTTTGACATTACACGGAACAAGCGCCAGGCCAGCCGGATCAAGATGCTGTTCCATGAAAGCCAGGAACAGGAAAAAAAACTACGCGCTACGCAGCGCGAACTGGCCGCACAGATCAGCGCAATAAACAACGCGGCCATTGTAAGCGAAACTGATGCTACGGGCACGATCACCTTTGTAAACGACGAAGCACTCTACATATGGGGATATAGCCGGACGGAATTGATCGGGCAGCCGCACAGCATCATCAAGCACCCAGACGGTCATCCCGATAAATTCTATAAGCGGATGTGGGAGAAAATCAGCCAGGGCCACATCTGGCAGGGGCAAGTACTAAACCGAACCAAGCAGGGAGACGGCTTCTGGGTACAGCTCACCATCACACCCGTACCCGGCGAAGATGGCATCCCGGCCAAATACATAGGCGTAGCCTTTGACATCACCGGCCAGAAAGCACAAAGCATCCGCATAAAGGCTGCCCTGGAGGCTGCCGGCACCCAGGAAGAAAGCTTTCGCCGGCAGATTAGCCAGCTGCAAACCCAACTAGCCGACAGGGGGCTAGCCCTGCAGCCCACAAGCACCGCATCCACCCCTGCCGGTGCCACCGGCAGCCTGCAGCAGCTGCCCCACGCAGCGGCACAGCTGGACGCAGCGCTAAACATACAGGCGGCCAACCTCTCACTGCTGAAGCTGACGGGCCTGCAAGCCCTGGCAGGCAAGCCACTGGCCAGCCTGCCAGGCAGCGCAAGCCTATTAAGCCCCGAAGACGTGCTGTATGACCTGGCTCGCCACGGCCACAGCACCCACATCCTGCACCTGCACACCCCCGCCGAGGAGAGCCAGCCCATGCTGGCCACCTTTGTACCCGCCGTGGATGCAGCTCAGCGACTCCTGCATATTGTGCTGATGCTGGTGCCCGTAAACACACCAACGGCAGCGCAACTCCTGCGGGCACAGTACCCGGCACCCGATAACACCCGTGAGCAACAAAAAGAAGCGCCACCCACCAGCCAGGAAACCCGTAGGGACCCGGCTGTGGAGGAAGAGGCAAACCCCTTTGCAGCGGTGGTAGGCCCAGACATTGCCCTGGACGAGGCCGAGAATGACCGCGCTGCAATGCCAGAGGCACTGACTCCGACATCCCTACCCTATGGACTGGAAGCCCAGCGGCCTGGCGAATTTCGAACAGACCGCACGGGCATCATCCTGGATGCAAACGGGGTCTTCTGTAGCCGCTATGGTTACCGCCTGAGCGAAGTCATCGGCCAGAACATCCGAATCTTGAAAAGTAAGCGCGTGAGCCCCGGTTATTTCTCACAGCTATGGGCCTCCATTAGCCAGGGCCATAGCTGGCGGGGTGAAATCCTGAATCAGGACAAAACGGGGGCCGAGCACTGGGCCTATCTGTGCATACAGCCGCTGCTAGATGTGGCGCAAAAGCCCAAGGCCTACGTAGCCCAGCTGTATGACATCCAAAACCACCAGGGAAACATAGCGAACCAAGACCAGGTGCTGGGTGTAAGCCAAGTGAAACAGCAGGAACCATGA
- a CDS encoding SiaB family protein kinase — MSEITATADGRVKRELGFVYPCYKDMVDNNIIFSFRGKVTADLVTNVLEMMGEKLEDENETKKMSKKLSNVMVECLTNVYAEETTPIEKPHYDPTALLLVKKVLDAYVVITGSFIATNTVSKLKKVLDHINSLDKDGLKDFYVEQLSSETRHAHNGLTVLGMVDLARKSKHQLTYQFKLEDAAYTYFLLEARISPQSF, encoded by the coding sequence ATGAGCGAGATAACAGCGACAGCCGACGGGCGTGTAAAGCGAGAACTGGGCTTTGTATATCCTTGCTACAAGGATATGGTAGACAATAACATTATATTCTCGTTTCGCGGCAAGGTAACAGCCGACCTGGTAACCAATGTACTGGAGATGATGGGAGAAAAGCTGGAAGACGAAAACGAGACCAAAAAGATGTCGAAAAAGCTGAGCAACGTAATGGTGGAGTGCCTTACGAATGTGTATGCCGAAGAAACAACCCCGATAGAGAAGCCCCACTATGACCCTACCGCGCTGCTGCTGGTAAAAAAGGTGCTCGATGCCTATGTAGTTATTACCGGCAGTTTCATAGCCACAAACACAGTATCCAAGCTGAAGAAAGTACTGGATCACATCAATTCGCTGGACAAGGATGGGCTGAAGGACTTTTATGTAGAGCAGCTATCTTCCGAAACAAGGCATGCCCACAACGGGCTAACCGTACTGGGCATGGTAGACCTCGCACGCAAGAGCAAGCATCAACTAACCTACCAGTTCAAGCTTGAGGATGCAGCCTACACCTACTTTCTGCTAGAGGCACGTATCTCTCCCCAGAGCTTCTAA
- the ispE gene encoding 4-(cytidine 5'-diphospho)-2-C-methyl-D-erythritol kinase → MLITLNCHAKVNLGLFVKGKRPDGYHNIETAFVPVHRLYDVLTVDRVSKVYPSVFTYEGLPIPGRTADNLVQRAYQLMAENYDRVGHVSIHLNKRIPLGSGLGGGSSDAAGVIKAINQLFSLDLGREEMAELGARLGSDVPFFFYDEPMYATGRGEQLAPISLPAIQSIRVLTPGLRIATAEAYSWLNLADCHTDTELKSILNQPTAKWPDLLVNDFQPVVLQRYPQLRPLLQSLYAEGADYAALSGSGSALFGLYL, encoded by the coding sequence ATGCTGATAACCCTGAACTGCCACGCCAAGGTAAACCTGGGACTCTTTGTAAAAGGGAAACGCCCGGATGGCTATCACAACATCGAGACCGCATTTGTGCCCGTACACCGCCTGTACGATGTGCTGACTGTGGACCGCGTAAGCAAGGTGTATCCTTCCGTTTTTACCTACGAGGGCCTACCCATACCCGGCCGCACAGCGGATAACCTGGTACAGCGTGCCTATCAGTTGATGGCCGAAAACTACGATCGGGTAGGGCATGTAAGCATCCACCTGAATAAGCGCATCCCCCTGGGCAGCGGCCTGGGTGGGGGTAGCAGTGATGCCGCAGGGGTTATCAAGGCCATTAATCAGCTTTTTTCCCTTGATCTGGGCAGGGAGGAGATGGCGGAGCTGGGTGCCCGGCTGGGCTCGGATGTGCCCTTCTTTTTCTACGACGAACCGATGTACGCTACCGGCCGGGGCGAGCAGCTGGCCCCCATCAGCCTGCCCGCCATCCAGTCCATACGGGTGCTTACGCCCGGGCTGCGCATAGCCACTGCCGAAGCCTACAGCTGGCTGAACCTGGCCGACTGCCATACGGATACGGAGCTGAAATCAATCTTGAACCAGCCCACAGCCAAGTGGCCCGACCTGCTGGTAAATGACTTTCAGCCGGTGGTGCTACAGCGCTACCCGCAGCTGCGGCCCCTGCTACAGAGCCTGTATGCCGAGGGGGCAGACTATGCCGCGCTGAGTGGTAGCGGCAGCGCACTCTTTGGGCTTTACCTATAG
- a CDS encoding DUF1987 domain-containing protein, with protein sequence MRNLIIEPTPKTPKVILNADINVFEVSGRSIPEDSVGFYRKILDWIDEYSKTPNASTNVKFQLEYFNTSSSKCLLDLFRKLEKLAKSGNEVSITWCYDADDEDMEETGEDYKALLDMNFELVSI encoded by the coding sequence ATGAGAAACTTAATCATAGAACCCACCCCCAAGACACCAAAAGTTATCCTGAATGCCGATATCAACGTATTCGAGGTGTCTGGTCGTTCTATTCCCGAAGACTCGGTAGGGTTTTATCGCAAAATCCTGGACTGGATAGATGAGTACAGCAAAACACCGAACGCTAGCACGAACGTAAAGTTCCAGCTGGAATACTTCAATACCAGCTCTTCCAAATGCCTGCTGGACCTATTTCGCAAACTGGAGAAGCTTGCAAAATCCGGCAATGAAGTGTCTATCACCTGGTGCTATGATGCCGATGACGAGGATATGGAGGAAACCGGCGAGGACTACAAGGCACTGCTTGACATGAATTTCGAGCTTGTTTCCATATAA
- a CDS encoding ABC transporter ATP-binding protein, translating into MIRIRRLSVQFGTQPVLESLSLDLKPGKVMALVGESGSGKSMTALAIMGLLPRAARVSGLVQLEESGPNLLGQPLLQAAARRADLAMIFQEPMSSLNPVMRIGKQAIEGLPGSPRQAMEQMRRLFQDVQLPQPGAILRRYPHQLSGGQLQRVMIAMALAKRPRLILADEPTTALDVEVQQEILTLCRALIHTEQAERAMLFISHDLNLVAQLADEIAVLYQGKLVEQGPAARLLSQPTHPYTQGLLHARPRPASRPYRLQTVADFGQPEAQPQPRADLNARTNPAELLRIEGLHKAYGPVAALHDLCLTIHAGETLGLVGRSGCGKSTLARILVGLEAASAGGLYWQGQPVARPRPQYVQMIFQDPSGSLNPRMKVGAALMEVQRVHQRCGRAQAQAQAQARACQLLEQVGLPAEVFQRYPHQLSGGQCQRVGIARALALQPRLLICDESVAALDVSVQAQVLNLLNELKVACNLSLLFISHDLAVVHYMSDRIAVMDGGRIVELQAADALLARPQAPLTRRLLAHAFASR; encoded by the coding sequence ATGATACGCATACGCAGGCTCAGCGTACAGTTTGGTACCCAGCCGGTGCTGGAGTCGCTGAGCCTGGACCTGAAGCCCGGCAAGGTGATGGCCCTGGTGGGCGAGAGTGGCAGCGGCAAGAGCATGACGGCCTTGGCCATCATGGGCCTACTACCCAGGGCAGCCCGGGTGTCGGGCCTAGTGCAGCTGGAGGAATCTGGCCCCAACCTGCTGGGCCAGCCCCTGCTACAGGCGGCAGCCCGAAGGGCTGACTTAGCCATGATTTTTCAGGAGCCGATGAGCAGCCTGAACCCCGTGATGCGCATAGGCAAACAGGCCATAGAGGGGCTGCCCGGCAGCCCGCGCCAGGCTATGGAGCAGATGCGGCGTCTTTTTCAAGACGTACAGCTGCCGCAGCCGGGTGCAATCCTGCGGCGTTATCCCCACCAGCTGTCTGGCGGGCAACTGCAGCGGGTAATGATCGCCATGGCCCTGGCCAAGCGCCCCCGCCTCATCCTGGCCGACGAACCCACTACCGCCCTGGATGTGGAGGTACAGCAGGAAATACTGACACTCTGCCGGGCACTCATACACACCGAGCAGGCCGAGCGGGCGATGCTCTTCATTAGCCACGACCTAAACCTGGTGGCCCAGCTGGCAGACGAGATTGCGGTGCTGTATCAGGGCAAGCTGGTGGAGCAGGGGCCAGCGGCCCGCCTGCTGAGCCAGCCTACCCACCCCTACACCCAGGGCCTGCTACACGCACGCCCGCGCCCTGCCAGCCGCCCATATCGGCTACAGACGGTGGCAGACTTTGGGCAGCCAGAGGCCCAGCCCCAGCCGCGTGCAGACCTGAATGCGCGCACCAACCCAGCGGAGCTACTGCGCATAGAGGGCCTGCACAAAGCCTACGGGCCTGTGGCGGCCCTGCACGACCTGTGCCTGACCATTCATGCCGGAGAGACCCTGGGCTTGGTGGGCCGGAGCGGCTGCGGAAAAAGTACCCTGGCCAGGATCCTGGTGGGCCTGGAGGCTGCCAGTGCCGGAGGGCTGTATTGGCAGGGCCAGCCTGTGGCCCGCCCACGGCCGCAGTATGTACAGATGATCTTTCAGGACCCCAGCGGATCGCTGAATCCCCGGATGAAAGTGGGAGCGGCACTGATGGAGGTACAGCGGGTGCACCAGCGCTGTGGGCGTGCCCAGGCCCAGGCCCAGGCCCAGGCCCGCGCCTGCCAGCTGCTGGAGCAGGTGGGGCTACCGGCAGAAGTTTTTCAGCGCTATCCCCACCAGCTGAGTGGTGGGCAGTGCCAGCGTGTGGGCATAGCCCGTGCGCTGGCACTGCAGCCACGGCTGCTGATCTGTGATGAGAGTGTGGCTGCCCTGGATGTAAGTGTGCAGGCCCAGGTGCTCAATCTGCTAAACGAACTAAAGGTAGCCTGTAACCTCTCGCTCCTTTTTATCAGCCACGATCTGGCTGTGGTGCACTACATGAGCGACCGTATTGCCGTAATGGATGGTGGGCGCATTGTAGAGCTACAGGCTGCCGATGCGCTACTGGCCCGCCCGCAGGCACCGCTTACACGTCGCTTGCTCGCTCATGCCTTTGCATCCCGATAG